From the Hymenobacter yonginensis genome, one window contains:
- a CDS encoding glycosyltransferase family protein, producing MTFSNALPAGSSWEESDEQTPRPGLRASLRRAWPNVWPLLLVGLGVRLLFLLVGAKIYYAGRQGDIYNNGDSYSYILSFHNLLQYGRYSFDLLEPDAAVGRMPGYPFFYGLHYLVFDRFALLAVAVTQVLLDTLGIWLLYVVTARLAPARSWAPLVAALLLTFYPFSIVWVTIIGTETLGLFLVLLWWATLLLARPRTRNWVLLGVLLAVILYVREFLGVCLAITVLYLLRRAARAGFRVGAVRPLAFVVLGFLSLYVWWPMRNYATMGRFIPLKPAAAGYASLREDTQAALAWILTWTNDVTMGIDEILLAKQPAFPAHVISTPAEKQLIDSLVVLSRTCASSFHVRATLYAAGAGAPDTSENGLEQYRQAQLANTLRHRNCNPQVAAGFQRLQASYEHRHPIRSRVEVPLQNLRKILFKSQFKTAAGTQMTMAQRISSLLFTWRSILLVIGLAGAWRYRKLPGLRPALLFSAVIFGYMAIIFRSMEMRYLLQADVFMLVPAALLLAGWIPRRWSRTAPPEPAD from the coding sequence ATGACTTTTAGCAATGCATTGCCTGCGGGAAGTAGTTGGGAAGAATCAGATGAGCAAACGCCCCGGCCCGGCCTGCGGGCCAGTTTGCGCAGGGCCTGGCCCAACGTATGGCCTTTGCTGCTGGTCGGCCTGGGGGTGCGGCTCCTTTTCCTGTTGGTAGGAGCCAAAATATACTATGCGGGCCGGCAAGGTGATATTTACAACAACGGCGATTCTTACTCCTATATACTCAGCTTCCACAACCTGCTGCAATACGGCCGCTACTCCTTCGACCTGCTGGAGCCGGATGCGGCCGTGGGGCGCATGCCGGGTTATCCTTTTTTCTACGGGCTGCATTACCTGGTTTTTGACCGATTTGCGCTGCTGGCCGTTGCTGTTACCCAAGTGCTGCTCGATACGCTGGGCATCTGGCTGCTGTACGTCGTTACCGCGCGGCTGGCTCCGGCCCGTTCCTGGGCCCCGCTGGTAGCCGCGCTGCTGCTGACTTTCTACCCGTTCAGCATTGTCTGGGTAACGATTATCGGCACGGAGACGCTCGGCCTGTTTCTGGTGTTGCTGTGGTGGGCCACGCTGCTGCTGGCCCGGCCCCGGACGCGGAACTGGGTACTGCTGGGCGTACTGCTGGCGGTAATCCTGTACGTGCGGGAGTTTCTGGGCGTGTGTTTGGCCATTACCGTGCTGTACCTGCTACGCCGCGCCGCGCGGGCCGGGTTCCGGGTCGGCGCGGTGCGCCCCCTGGCTTTCGTCGTGCTGGGCTTTTTGTCGTTGTACGTCTGGTGGCCCATGCGAAATTACGCAACGATGGGCCGCTTCATACCCCTGAAACCCGCGGCGGCCGGCTACGCCAGTCTGCGGGAAGACACCCAGGCTGCCCTGGCTTGGATCCTGACCTGGACCAACGATGTGACGATGGGAATCGACGAAATTCTGTTGGCCAAGCAGCCCGCCTTTCCGGCGCACGTTATCAGTACGCCCGCCGAAAAGCAGCTGATCGATTCCCTGGTTGTGCTGAGCCGCACCTGCGCTTCCAGCTTCCACGTGCGGGCTACCTTGTATGCTGCCGGGGCGGGTGCTCCCGATACGTCGGAAAACGGTTTGGAGCAGTACCGGCAGGCTCAACTCGCCAACACCCTGCGCCACCGCAACTGCAACCCGCAGGTAGCAGCTGGTTTTCAACGGCTGCAGGCCAGTTACGAACACCGCCACCCAATTCGTTCCCGGGTCGAGGTACCATTGCAGAACCTCCGGAAAATACTTTTCAAGAGTCAGTTTAAGACGGCGGCCGGAACCCAGATGACGATGGCGCAGCGGATTTCTTCCCTGCTGTTCACGTGGCGTTCCATTCTGCTGGTCATTGGCCTGGCTGGTGCTTGGCGCTATCGCAAGCTCCCCGGGCTCAGGCCAGCCTTGCTGTTCAGTGCCGTTATTTTTGGCTACATGGCCATTATTTTTCGTTCGATGGAAATGCGGTATCTGTTGCAGGCCGATGTGTTCATGCTGGTGCCGGCCGCACTTCTGCTGGCCGGTTGGATACCCCGTCGGTGGTCCCGAACTGCCCCGCCCGAGCCGGCTGATTAA
- a CDS encoding DegT/DnrJ/EryC1/StrS family aminotransferase has translation MKVPFLSFTPQNQAIRSQVLEAMSRVFDSQWYVLGEAVKQFEAEYAQFSTTTECIGVANGLDALHLALKAIDIKEGDEVIVPSNTYIATWLAISFVGATPVPVEPNPATYNLDPALLEAAITPRTRAIMPVHLYGQACEMEAIMEVAKRHNLYVVEDNAQSQGATYRSGITGSFGDVNATSFYPGKNLGALGDAGAVTTNDAELAKKVRTLRNYGSQQKYYNEVIGHNSRLDELQAAVLSAKLPMLMEWTGQRQEVAALYDKHLAGIADLALPATADGATHVYHLYVVRTSRRDELQKYLGEQGIGTLIHYPIPPHLQEAYRFMNFKAGDFPLAEALATSCLSLPMWPGMTEAEVEVVSRAIRAFFKS, from the coding sequence ATGAAAGTTCCATTTCTCTCCTTCACGCCCCAAAATCAGGCTATCCGTTCCCAGGTGCTCGAAGCCATGAGCCGGGTGTTCGATTCCCAGTGGTACGTACTGGGAGAGGCCGTCAAGCAGTTCGAAGCTGAGTACGCCCAGTTCTCCACGACGACCGAGTGCATCGGCGTCGCCAACGGCCTGGACGCGCTGCACCTGGCCCTCAAAGCCATCGATATCAAAGAAGGAGACGAAGTAATTGTGCCTTCCAACACGTACATCGCCACCTGGCTGGCTATTTCCTTCGTGGGCGCGACGCCTGTGCCGGTCGAGCCCAACCCCGCGACCTACAACCTAGACCCCGCACTGCTCGAAGCCGCCATTACGCCCCGCACCCGCGCCATTATGCCGGTACACCTCTACGGGCAGGCCTGCGAGATGGAGGCTATTATGGAAGTGGCCAAGCGCCACAACCTGTATGTAGTGGAAGATAACGCCCAGTCGCAGGGTGCTACATACCGCAGCGGCATCACTGGCAGCTTCGGCGACGTGAATGCCACTAGCTTCTACCCCGGCAAAAATCTGGGCGCCCTCGGCGACGCCGGAGCCGTGACGACCAACGACGCGGAATTGGCGAAAAAAGTTCGGACGCTGCGCAACTACGGCTCCCAGCAGAAGTACTACAACGAGGTAATCGGCCACAACTCCCGCCTCGACGAGCTGCAGGCCGCCGTGTTGAGCGCCAAGCTGCCCATGCTGATGGAGTGGACGGGCCAGCGCCAGGAAGTAGCCGCCCTCTACGATAAGCACCTGGCCGGCATTGCCGATCTGGCACTGCCCGCTACGGCCGACGGCGCTACCCACGTGTATCACCTGTACGTGGTGCGCACCAGCCGCCGCGACGAGCTGCAGAAGTACCTGGGCGAGCAGGGCATCGGCACGCTGATTCACTACCCTATCCCGCCCCACTTGCAGGAAGCCTACCGCTTCATGAATTTCAAGGCGGGTGATTTCCCCCTTGCCGAGGCCCTGGCCACCAGCTGCCTAAGCTTGCCGATGTGGCCCGGGATGACGGAGGCGGAAGTAGAAGTGGTCAGCCGCGCGATTCGCGCGTTCTTCAAGTCGTAA
- a CDS encoding glycosyltransferase family 2 protein, protein MPKLSIIIPCYFNEGNIPVTSRELIANEALFPSELTFEYVLVDDGSGDGTLRELLTFQAAYPDKVRVVELAGNVGSYNAIVAGIEQATGDCMAIITADMQDPPELMVQMYDYWKKGLKLIIGNRQDREETGLQQLFAKTFHALMKKIALPNIPDGGFDFVFFDRQVGEHILELKERNSNLFYLMVWLGYPYVNIPYVRRKREIGKSRWTIQKKIKLFIDSILAFSFFPIRAISVLGVGMGFVALLYGLYILGVKVFGGIEVEGWTTLMLVLLFVSAFQMIALGIIGEYVWRGLDAARSRPLYVVKNLYANQPLPGSIAR, encoded by the coding sequence ATGCCCAAGTTATCGATCATCATTCCCTGCTACTTCAACGAAGGTAATATTCCGGTCACCAGCCGGGAGCTGATTGCCAATGAGGCCCTGTTCCCGTCCGAGCTGACTTTCGAGTACGTCCTGGTGGATGATGGCTCCGGTGACGGGACGCTGCGGGAGCTGCTGACATTTCAGGCGGCTTACCCCGATAAGGTGCGGGTAGTGGAACTGGCCGGCAACGTGGGTTCCTACAACGCCATTGTGGCCGGCATCGAGCAGGCTACCGGCGACTGTATGGCCATTATCACGGCCGACATGCAGGACCCGCCCGAGCTGATGGTGCAGATGTACGACTACTGGAAAAAGGGGCTGAAACTGATTATCGGCAACCGCCAGGACCGGGAAGAAACGGGCTTGCAGCAGCTGTTCGCTAAAACCTTTCACGCCCTGATGAAGAAAATTGCCCTGCCCAACATTCCGGACGGCGGCTTCGACTTCGTCTTTTTCGACCGGCAGGTCGGCGAGCATATCTTGGAGCTGAAGGAGCGTAACAGCAACCTGTTCTACCTGATGGTGTGGCTGGGCTACCCCTACGTGAACATTCCGTACGTGCGCCGCAAGCGCGAAATCGGGAAGTCGCGCTGGACCATCCAGAAGAAGATCAAGCTGTTCATCGACTCCATTCTGGCCTTTTCCTTTTTTCCCATCCGGGCCATTTCGGTGCTGGGCGTGGGCATGGGCTTTGTGGCCCTGCTCTACGGCCTCTACATCCTGGGCGTGAAAGTATTCGGCGGCATTGAAGTGGAAGGGTGGACCACCCTGATGCTGGTGCTCCTGTTCGTATCCGCCTTCCAGATGATTGCCCTGGGTATCATCGGCGAATATGTGTGGCGGGGCCTGGATGCCGCCCGCAGCCGGCCCCTGTACGTTGTCAAGAACCTGTATGCTAATCAGCCGCTGCCGGGCAGTATAGCCCGGTGA
- a CDS encoding ABC transporter ATP-binding protein yields the protein MFLLFLMAVIFLFFLFKNLFTTWVNYLQTRFTADIGLKIIASQLSKYLNLSFWKFSDTGSAALMNAALQVPGVYVSGILRPLFVFFSEVAVIAVIVISIVVYKPLLLAILGVVLVPTTWLMYRLLRTRTQEIGHRVNALRPVSFSILSDLFTGFIELKLANKQQDFRRNLLDNQEELQKLDAEGYLYSLLPIKMIEMVAILGVLTIFIYALFFSENASDLIALVGLFAAAAYRLMPSVNRMLQSLFQLKQAQYTIEIINSENDAEYLMPQHPEQLPITFNHSLSFDGISYSFPGATQRTLKGIKLDIKKGEKIGFIGSSGSGKTTLMNILLRFYVEQEGRILVDGKPLTPQHLLAWYKIIGYVKQDTFLMEASIQDNITLGDVEVDQQRLQYAIEQASLADFVNNLPAGVNTHIGERGSKLSGGQRQRIGIARALYKRTEVLVLDEATSALDNETEREVNEAINKLSHTDITILIIAHRITTLRECDRIYELNQGEVVATHQYQDLVRQIVQH from the coding sequence ATGTTCCTGCTTTTTCTGATGGCCGTTATCTTCTTGTTCTTCCTGTTCAAGAATTTATTCACGACCTGGGTTAACTACCTGCAGACGCGCTTTACGGCCGATATTGGTCTGAAAATCATTGCCAGCCAACTGTCTAAATATCTGAACCTTTCCTTCTGGAAATTCAGCGACACCGGCTCTGCGGCCCTCATGAACGCGGCCCTTCAGGTACCGGGCGTGTACGTCAGCGGTATTCTGCGGCCGTTGTTTGTCTTCTTTTCGGAAGTAGCCGTTATTGCGGTCATTGTCATCAGTATCGTTGTTTACAAGCCGCTGCTGCTCGCTATTCTGGGCGTGGTGCTAGTGCCTACCACCTGGCTTATGTATCGGCTGCTCAGAACCCGAACCCAGGAAATAGGCCACCGGGTAAACGCGCTGCGGCCGGTTTCCTTCAGCATTCTGAGTGACTTGTTTACCGGATTTATTGAGCTTAAGCTGGCCAACAAGCAGCAGGATTTCCGCCGTAACCTGCTGGACAACCAGGAAGAACTACAAAAGCTGGACGCCGAAGGCTACCTCTACAGTCTGCTGCCCATCAAGATGATTGAGATGGTCGCCATTCTGGGTGTACTCACCATCTTTATCTACGCGCTGTTTTTCTCAGAAAACGCCTCCGATCTGATTGCTCTAGTTGGCCTGTTTGCCGCCGCTGCATACCGCCTGATGCCTTCTGTAAATAGAATGCTACAGTCGCTGTTTCAACTCAAGCAGGCCCAATACACCATTGAAATCATCAACTCAGAAAATGACGCTGAGTACCTTATGCCGCAGCATCCCGAGCAGTTGCCGATTACTTTCAACCATTCGCTCTCGTTCGACGGTATTTCCTACAGCTTTCCCGGCGCTACCCAGCGCACACTCAAAGGTATTAAGCTCGACATTAAGAAGGGCGAAAAGATAGGCTTTATCGGTAGCTCCGGCTCTGGCAAAACCACCTTGATGAATATCCTGCTCCGGTTTTATGTGGAGCAGGAGGGGCGTATTCTCGTCGATGGCAAGCCTCTGACGCCCCAGCATCTGTTAGCCTGGTACAAAATCATCGGCTACGTGAAGCAGGATACGTTCCTGATGGAGGCTTCCATTCAGGATAACATCACGCTCGGCGACGTGGAGGTGGATCAGCAGCGGCTGCAGTATGCCATTGAGCAGGCTTCGCTGGCGGATTTTGTCAACAACCTGCCCGCCGGCGTAAACACGCACATCGGGGAGCGGGGCTCGAAGCTGTCGGGTGGGCAGCGGCAACGCATTGGCATTGCCCGGGCGCTCTACAAGCGCACCGAAGTGCTGGTGCTGGACGAGGCTACCAGCGCCCTCGATAACGAAACGGAGCGGGAAGTAAACGAGGCCATCAATAAGCTTTCCCACACCGACATTACCATCCTCATCATTGCTCACCGTATTACCACGCTTCGCGAGTGTGACCGGATTTATGAGTTGAATCAGGGGGAGGTAGTGGCCACGCATCAATACCAGGATCTGGTTCGCCAGATTGTACAACACTAA
- a CDS encoding DegT/DnrJ/EryC1/StrS family aminotransferase: protein MSINVTKSYLPPMEEYVGYLAGIWERVYLTNAGPLVVELEKSLKDYLGVKHLFFVNNGTIALQIALKALDLKGEILTTPFSYVATTSSIVWEGSTPVFVDIDPLTLCLDPVLLEAAITPQTVAIMATHVYGNPCNVEAIEAVAQRHNLRVIYDAAHAFGVTYKDTSVLNYGDISTLSFHATKLFHTVEGGAIVTNDDELAHRISYMRNFGHNGPEAFWGVGVNGKSSEFHAAMGLCVLPKVDELIQRRQEISELYDALLADTAVRRPQLQEHTTRYNYSYYPTVMPSEQVLLAVRDALNAADVTPRRYFYPSLNTLEYAGPQSAPVSEDISPRALCLPLYYELTNEEVREICRVIKSAL, encoded by the coding sequence ATGAGCATTAATGTAACCAAGTCGTATCTGCCCCCGATGGAGGAATATGTCGGCTATCTGGCTGGTATTTGGGAGCGGGTATACTTGACCAACGCGGGGCCACTGGTGGTGGAGCTGGAGAAAAGCCTGAAAGACTACTTGGGCGTTAAGCACTTATTCTTCGTTAACAACGGCACCATTGCCCTGCAGATAGCCCTGAAGGCGCTGGATCTGAAAGGCGAAATACTGACGACTCCTTTCTCGTACGTGGCGACTACCTCCAGCATCGTGTGGGAGGGCAGCACCCCGGTATTCGTCGACATCGACCCGCTGACGCTGTGCCTCGACCCGGTGCTGCTCGAAGCCGCCATTACGCCCCAGACGGTGGCTATTATGGCCACGCACGTCTACGGCAACCCCTGCAACGTGGAAGCCATTGAAGCCGTGGCCCAGCGCCACAATCTGCGCGTGATATACGACGCGGCCCACGCATTCGGCGTGACCTACAAGGATACGTCGGTGCTCAACTACGGCGACATCTCGACGCTGAGCTTTCACGCTACCAAGCTGTTTCACACGGTGGAAGGCGGCGCCATCGTCACCAATGACGACGAGTTGGCCCACCGCATCAGCTACATGCGCAACTTCGGGCACAACGGGCCCGAGGCGTTCTGGGGCGTGGGCGTCAACGGCAAAAGCTCGGAGTTTCATGCCGCCATGGGCTTGTGCGTGCTGCCCAAAGTCGACGAGCTGATCCAGCGGCGCCAGGAAATCAGTGAGCTGTACGACGCGCTGCTGGCCGATACCGCCGTGCGCCGCCCCCAGCTACAAGAGCACACGACGCGCTACAACTACTCGTATTACCCCACGGTGATGCCCTCCGAGCAGGTGCTGCTGGCCGTGCGCGACGCCCTGAACGCCGCCGACGTAACCCCGCGCCGCTACTTCTACCCCTCGCTCAACACCTTGGAGTACGCCGGCCCGCAGTCGGCCCCGGTTTCCGAAGACATTTCCCCCCGGGCTTTGTGCCTGCCGCTGTACTACGAGCTGACCAATGAGGAAGTCCGGGAAATCTGCCGCGTCATCAAGTCGGCCCTGTAA
- a CDS encoding acetyltransferase, translated as MLIVGARGHAIEILQCLPHVAEADSLYFFDDVTPDLEPLLFGKYPVLRSLDQVPALFRQDPAFVLGLGGGHLRQRLADKFRGLGGQLQSVVASSAQLGQHEVELGAGLNIMHHTFVANATRLGEGTLLNAGAAVHHNVVVGNYCEISPGARLLGGCQLNDLVMVGANATVLPRLKVGVGAKIGAGAVVIQDVPAGATVVGVPGRIVRRPVAAE; from the coding sequence ATGCTGATAGTCGGAGCCCGTGGCCACGCAATAGAAATTCTGCAGTGCCTGCCGCACGTCGCCGAAGCCGATTCCCTGTATTTCTTCGACGACGTGACGCCGGACCTGGAGCCGCTGCTGTTCGGGAAATACCCCGTGCTGCGCAGCCTCGACCAAGTGCCGGCCCTGTTCCGCCAGGATCCGGCCTTTGTGCTGGGCCTGGGTGGCGGGCACCTGCGGCAGCGGCTGGCCGACAAGTTCCGGGGGCTGGGCGGGCAACTGCAGTCCGTGGTGGCCTCCTCCGCCCAGCTTGGGCAGCACGAAGTGGAGCTGGGTGCGGGCCTCAACATCATGCACCATACGTTTGTAGCCAATGCTACCCGCCTCGGGGAAGGCACGCTGCTGAACGCCGGCGCGGCCGTGCATCACAACGTGGTGGTGGGCAACTACTGCGAAATCTCGCCGGGGGCGCGCCTGCTCGGCGGCTGCCAGCTCAACGACCTAGTGATGGTGGGAGCCAATGCCACGGTGCTGCCCCGCCTGAAGGTAGGAGTGGGGGCCAAAATCGGGGCCGGTGCCGTCGTTATTCAAGATGTGCCGGCAGGAGCCACGGTCGTTGGCGTGCCGGGCCGCATCGTGCGGCGGCCGGTAGCGGCCGAATAG
- a CDS encoding glycosyltransferase — MPTVSVCCITYNHERFLAQAIESVLMQKTNFDVELVLGEDCSTDSTRQIALDYQRRYPDRIRLLLPEKNLGVMGNFLATLQASTGTYIALLEGDDYWTSPDKLQRQVDILKAHPGCTTCIHDAEEFMDDNSIPPRLFSDKYSAVLPKHEKEFTQGDIAQYGWFIPTASMVFRRSALFPIPEWVHSAFSGDYSLHLLLTRTGNIYYLPEVMSHYRLHPGGIMSATQNARIIARNKKQIFETSYYKQMVDARYHGRFDEFLEGLHFDQSARLRQDGNRLASYYNYWKAISVVGRGRTVSHLKQLAYQWYQKLTGK, encoded by the coding sequence ATGCCCACCGTAAGCGTCTGCTGCATTACCTACAACCACGAACGGTTTCTGGCTCAGGCCATTGAATCGGTGTTGATGCAGAAAACGAACTTCGACGTGGAGCTGGTGCTGGGCGAAGACTGCTCCACGGACAGCACCCGGCAGATTGCCCTCGACTACCAGCGGCGCTACCCCGACCGGATTCGGCTGTTGCTGCCCGAGAAGAACCTGGGCGTGATGGGCAACTTTCTGGCGACCTTGCAGGCTAGCACCGGCACCTACATTGCCCTGCTGGAAGGCGACGACTACTGGACCAGCCCCGACAAGCTGCAACGGCAGGTCGATATCCTGAAGGCCCACCCCGGCTGCACCACCTGCATCCACGACGCAGAGGAGTTCATGGACGATAACTCGATACCGCCGCGCCTGTTCAGCGACAAGTATTCGGCGGTGCTGCCCAAGCACGAAAAGGAGTTTACCCAGGGCGACATTGCCCAGTACGGCTGGTTTATCCCTACCGCCTCGATGGTGTTTCGCCGCTCGGCCCTGTTTCCGATTCCGGAGTGGGTGCACAGCGCCTTCAGCGGCGACTATTCCCTGCACCTGCTGCTGACGCGCACCGGCAACATCTATTACCTGCCCGAGGTGATGTCGCACTACCGACTGCACCCCGGCGGCATTATGTCGGCCACGCAGAACGCGCGCATCATTGCCCGCAACAAAAAGCAGATTTTCGAAACCAGCTACTACAAGCAGATGGTCGACGCCCGGTACCACGGCCGCTTCGACGAGTTTCTGGAGGGCCTGCACTTCGACCAAAGCGCCCGGCTGCGGCAGGATGGCAACCGCTTGGCAAGCTACTACAACTACTGGAAGGCCATTTCGGTGGTTGGGCGGGGCCGCACCGTCAGCCATTTAAAGCAGTTGGCCTACCAGTGGTACCAAAAGCTAACCGGGAAATAA
- a CDS encoding glycosyltransferase yields MIPVARPERGITVLICTYNSTTRITETLQALARQQVNAAEFAVEVLVVDNASTDATSQMAAATFEQLKFPFAYQVLYEGKSGKSNALELGFATARYEYVCIVDDDNWLEDNYLTLAWEVMEADKQIGALGGIGRPVCEITPPAWFPEFAVIYAADKQADRQGDITRHPSYVYGAGCVVRKAAWQKIHRAGFKSMLMGRHGDKLTSGEDNEMCYAFVLAGYKIWYDERLRFEHFIPAQRLNWNYVQRIFAGNAESESALRPYLDYIRAMQGNSSGSKPLIWLRNAKFSLQYAFVALNKMLKNNERFREGESSAIRTSFYWQQFKTLVKKELTGDKSYELVAAFIARLHQLDK; encoded by the coding sequence ATGATCCCTGTCGCCCGACCTGAGCGCGGTATTACCGTCCTGATCTGTACCTATAACAGCACCACCCGCATCACAGAAACCCTGCAGGCCCTGGCCCGGCAGCAGGTAAACGCCGCCGAATTTGCCGTGGAGGTGCTGGTGGTGGATAATGCCTCGACCGACGCTACGTCGCAGATGGCGGCGGCTACGTTTGAGCAGCTGAAGTTTCCCTTTGCCTATCAGGTGCTCTACGAAGGCAAGAGCGGCAAAAGCAACGCCCTGGAGCTGGGTTTCGCCACGGCGCGCTACGAATACGTGTGCATCGTCGATGATGACAACTGGCTCGAAGACAACTACCTGACCCTGGCTTGGGAGGTGATGGAAGCGGATAAGCAGATTGGTGCCCTAGGCGGAATCGGCCGCCCGGTGTGTGAAATAACGCCTCCGGCCTGGTTTCCCGAATTCGCTGTTATCTATGCCGCCGACAAGCAGGCTGACCGGCAGGGCGACATTACGCGCCACCCCAGCTACGTATACGGCGCCGGCTGTGTCGTCCGCAAAGCGGCCTGGCAGAAAATTCACCGGGCTGGCTTCAAATCGATGCTGATGGGCCGGCATGGCGATAAGCTTACCTCCGGTGAAGACAATGAAATGTGCTATGCCTTCGTACTGGCCGGCTACAAAATCTGGTACGACGAGCGGCTGCGGTTTGAGCATTTCATTCCGGCGCAGCGCCTGAATTGGAATTACGTACAGCGCATCTTTGCGGGCAATGCCGAGTCGGAATCTGCCCTGCGCCCTTACCTGGACTACATCCGGGCCATGCAGGGAAACTCGTCGGGCAGTAAGCCGCTGATCTGGCTGAGGAACGCTAAGTTCTCCCTGCAATACGCATTCGTTGCGCTGAACAAGATGCTCAAAAACAACGAGCGTTTTCGGGAGGGTGAGTCTTCGGCTATCCGAACGAGCTTTTACTGGCAGCAGTTTAAGACGTTGGTAAAAAAGGAGCTTACCGGCGACAAGAGCTACGAGCTGGTAGCTGCCTTCATTGCCCGCCTGCACCAGCTGGACAAATAG
- a CDS encoding glycosyltransferase: MNGITFLICTHNGATRLPDTLRHVAAQQVSNTIAWEVLIISNASSDNTIEVAHSLRETLQIQVPFRVLEEPVAGKENALIRGFNEAAYENIVIIDDDNWIAPNYLTLVDEIMSAHPEIGVLGAHAEGMFEVPPPAWFETFQAVYAVGPQNGGKSGPLPAHEGYLYGAGSVVRKSAWQKLLDHGFRFTTSTKRGKIIVSGEDVELGDALQLAGYQLWYDDRLRFKHFMFKERLTWNYLLRIGQGTASSQLTSIVYYFIFRHPELTESQFRQLYNKRLVWLALQMAKQPSNLLNAAFRRQQEGILSNFETLRLYYNFQTSVKQREEAVRVFHQISELRNRLANK; this comes from the coding sequence GTGAACGGAATAACTTTTCTTATCTGCACGCATAACGGTGCTACGCGCCTGCCCGATACGCTCCGGCATGTGGCGGCCCAGCAGGTGAGTAATACCATAGCGTGGGAAGTGCTCATTATCAGCAATGCCTCTTCGGACAATACGATTGAGGTAGCCCATAGCCTGCGCGAGACCCTGCAAATTCAGGTTCCGTTTCGCGTACTCGAAGAGCCGGTAGCCGGCAAGGAAAACGCGCTGATCCGGGGATTCAACGAGGCGGCCTACGAGAACATTGTCATCATCGATGATGATAACTGGATAGCGCCCAACTACCTGACGCTGGTAGATGAGATAATGAGCGCGCATCCGGAAATCGGGGTGCTGGGCGCTCATGCGGAAGGCATGTTCGAAGTGCCGCCTCCCGCCTGGTTTGAGACCTTTCAGGCGGTGTACGCCGTTGGCCCCCAAAACGGAGGCAAAAGCGGCCCGTTGCCGGCGCACGAAGGCTATTTGTACGGGGCCGGCTCAGTTGTGCGCAAATCCGCCTGGCAAAAGCTGCTGGATCATGGCTTCCGCTTTACTACCTCTACCAAACGCGGCAAAATCATTGTGAGTGGGGAGGATGTGGAGCTGGGCGACGCCCTGCAGCTGGCCGGCTACCAGCTTTGGTACGATGACCGGCTGCGCTTCAAGCACTTCATGTTCAAGGAGCGTCTGACCTGGAATTATCTGCTGCGAATAGGGCAGGGCACTGCTTCTTCCCAGCTGACGAGCATTGTGTATTACTTCATTTTCCGCCACCCGGAACTGACGGAAAGCCAGTTTCGTCAGCTGTACAACAAGCGCCTGGTCTGGCTGGCCCTGCAGATGGCCAAGCAGCCTAGCAACTTATTGAACGCCGCCTTCCGCCGGCAGCAGGAAGGCATACTCAGCAATTTCGAAACGCTTCGGTTGTACTATAATTTCCAGACCTCGGTGAAGCAGCGCGAAGAAGCCGTGCGCGTATTTCACCAGATCAGTGAGCTGCGCAACCGACTTGCCAACAAATAA